The nucleotide window ACGTACCATAAGGAGTCTTCGTAGGTGGTAACTTCCGGGTTAACTCCATTTTCAAGTAAAAAGAATCCCACTGAACAGACTAAAAGCACAACTACAAAGAATGCAAATCCGTAAACCAACTTACTTTTTGAAACGAATTGGTCTACTGCTCTACCCACCTGGCGGGCGGCCATTATTAGTGTAAGTACTTTAATTAATGCCAATACTTTAATAATTATTGAAGATTCACTGATGCCTAGAATAACAATTCCTATGAAGTATATGGGGATAATTGCTATGATTCCGTTCCAGTTCCTTTTTAAATACCCTGTTTTTGATTTGGTCCTTCTTTGTTGGATCCAATATCCTAATAAAAGTAGTGCACTGGTTATTAAGTCAAAGTAAGCAATACTGACATATGAATTTCCCCTTAGAGGTAAAAATACACTAGTGAAAAGAAGAAAACTGTCCAAGAATATGAATATCAGGAAAATTATTTCCAGGACCATTTCCAGATTATGATACAGCTTACTATTCATGGTTTCACCTGACAATTCCATCAAATATTTTTTTTTCTA belongs to uncultured Methanobacterium sp. and includes:
- a CDS encoding ion channel, which gives rise to MNSKLYHNLEMVLEIIFLIFIFLDSFLLFTSVFLPLRGNSYVSIAYFDLITSALLLLGYWIQQRRTKSKTGYLKRNWNGIIAIIPIYFIGIVILGISESSIIIKVLALIKVLTLIMAARQVGRAVDQFVSKSKLVYGFAFFVVVLLVCSVGFFLLENGVNPEVTTYEDSLWYVIQTITTVGYGDVVPITQWGRLIGVIAMISAIGISSLLTAATTSSLMDKLREDREKLAKSSVDYTKKLDKRVQDMESKMAKEKNVKGIETDLNEIKSEINEIKNLLNKINR